One genomic window of Candidatus Methylomirabilota bacterium includes the following:
- a CDS encoding TadE/TadG family type IV pilus assembly protein, translating into MRKLFDSRGTSTLEFVVVLPVLLFVLFAIVEVSRAWLTLNLATAAAREGVRAGVVAAPDSVSTAGNAKIDAMLGSGNWTGAGVSCATSPCAPDQVVSATVTLQFQTVVPLMTSTMFGTMNITQTATMRYE; encoded by the coding sequence ATGAGAAAGCTCTTCGATAGTCGCGGCACGTCGACGCTCGAGTTCGTCGTCGTGCTCCCGGTGCTCCTCTTCGTCCTGTTCGCGATCGTGGAGGTGAGCCGGGCCTGGCTCACCCTCAACCTGGCCACCGCCGCCGCGCGCGAAGGCGTGCGCGCCGGCGTGGTCGCGGCGCCCGATTCGGTGAGCACCGCGGGCAATGCCAAGATCGACGCGATGCTCGGCTCCGGCAACTGGACGGGTGCCGGCGTGTCCTGCGCGACCTCACCCTGTGCGCCGGACCAAGTCGTGTCGGCGACGGTCACGCTGCAGTTCCAGACGGTCGTGCCGCTCATGACATCCACGATGTTCGGGACCATGAACATCACACAGACCGCAACCATGCGGTACGAATGA